The segment TGGGTGATCGTTGTTCTAGTTGTACGTGACTTGGTCCTGGCGGTTGCAACTTTGGCGCTGACTGCAAAGTCTCTACCTCCGCTTAAGGTTACTTACCTCGGGAAAGCGGCAACCTTCAACCTGCTCTATGCATTTCCATTTCTCTTACTCGCGCTAAATCCAAATTGGTATGGAACTCTCGCCTATATCTTCGGTTGGAGCTTTGCGATCTGGGGCATTGCTCTCTACCTCTTTACGGGTGTTACTTATCTCGGCTCTGCGGTTACATCTCTTCGTAAATCGCGATAGTTTTCTCCCATCAATCAGGGGGAGTTCTAGTGTCATCTATTCCAGATAACTTGCAATACACAAAAGAGCACGAATGGGTTTTGGCGACGGGCAATACATTCCGTATGGGAATTACTGATTATGCTCAAGGCGCGCTCGGTGACATCGTCTATGTGCAGTTGCCTAAGGTTGGCGAGAGCGTTGTTGCAGATAAAGTTTGCGGTGAAGTTGAATCTACGAAGAGCGTCTCTGAAATCTTCGCCCCAGTTTCAGGAAAGATCGTTGCGATCAACGAAGCGCTCAATAACGCGCCAGAGACGATCAACTCAGATCCTTACGGTGCAGGTTGGTTGGCCGAGATTGAAGTAGCGGCTCCTCCAGCCGGCTTACTCTCTGCCGATGATTATCGTCAAATCACCGCATAGAAATCGGGAATTTTTCGTACTTTTTACCGCTTGATTTCTTTCTTTTCTCACCCTAAGGTCAGCCTCAGGTTGAAGTTGAACCTCAAGGAAAGCAAAGTGAAGGGGGAGCGATATGAATAAACCAGATAGCAACGGCGAACTCACAAGCACCCTCCACCTCGGACTCCGCTCGGTCGTAGATGGTTCCCCGGAGAGCGCTCTTAACGCCCTTCTCTCATCTGCCAGCGATGCAGACCGCTTAGCAATTACAGCAATCATCGAAGGTCCAGCAGACCGAGCGATGGTCGTCATCCATCGCGGTCCGTCAAAGGGCGCGAGATTTCTAATCGATAGCGGTGAAGTTGCAATTGGTCGATCAGTTGATTCACCGATCTTCTTAGACGATGTAACGGTCTCAAGAAAGCATGCGGTTATTGTTAAAGATGAGCAGAAATTCAGCATCAAAGATCAGGGAAGCCTCAACGGAACATATCTAAACAATCAGTCGGTTCTTAACTCACCCTTAACTACAGGTGATGAGATCCAGATCGGTAAATTTCATATGCTCTTCGTGGCGCCAAATAAAAGTAAGTAGTAAGAAAGCTAAAAAAGAAAAGTTTTAAAGAGAATTTATCAACCGCTTAACTAGCAGTAGGGGAGATTAACGTGAGCGTTCCAGCACGCGCGTATTTGAGTATCGGGGAAGTTCTAACAAAGCTCCGTGGAGATTTTCCGGATATAACGATCTCTAAGATCCGCTTCCTTGAATCTGAAGGCTTGATCGAACCCCAGAGAACGCCTTCGGGATACCGCAAATTCACTGCTGCAGACCTGGATCGTCTTCGTTATGTGCTTCTCTTGCAGCGCGATCAGTACCTTCCACTACGCGTTATAAAAGAGAATTTAGAAGCCCTTGACCGTGGACTTGATCCTGCTCCTGCTGGAGGAGTTGCATCCCCTCGTCCAACTCTTACAACCGTTGATAACTCAGCATCACCTGAATCATTCGGTGCATCTTCAGACCTACGTCTTTCTCGTGAAGAGTTGCTTAAGGCAAGCGGCCTAGTTGATGATCAGCTAGTAGAACTCGAGTCATACGGATTCATCGCGCTACGCGGTCGTCATTACGATGCCGATGCGCTAGCTGTTGCCAAGGCAGTGGCTGAGATGGCTGGATTTGGAATCGAAGCGCGCCACCTGCGTTCATTCAAATCTGCCGCAGATCGCGAGATCGGCTTGATCGAACAAGTGATCACTCCGATTAACCGCCAGAAGTCTTCAGACTCAAAGGCGCGCGCTGAAGAAGTTCAGAAGCAGATCGCATCGCTCTCAATTCGTTTACATGCCGGGCTAGTTCGCGCCGGTCTTAATCGCCCTCGCCAGTAATTGTTCGGGGTAGGTAAGGCGATCTGATGTTGGTAAATATGGAGGTTGTTGGCGTTCGCATTGAGATGCCCTCTAATCAACCGATCGTTTTATTAAAAGAGATCGAAGGCTCACGTTTCCTGCCGATCTGGGTCGGAGCTGTTGAAGCTACTGCGATCGCTTTTGCTCAACAAGGAATGGCGGCACAACGCCCGCTGACCCACGATCTGATCGCCAACCTCTTGGAGGTCGCAGATCTAACGATGACCGCGGTACACATCACCGAATTAAAGGATGGGATCTTCTACGCCGAGATTCAGATCCGTGATAGCCAGTCCGCACTTCTGAAGGTTTCAGCTAGACCTTCAGATGCGATCGCGATCGCGCTTCGCACCAAGAGCAATATCTTGGCCGACTCAGACCTTCTGGATCTGGTCGGCATCGATATCCCAGAACGCCTCCTCGAAGTCGAGGGCGTTGAAGATATAACCGGAGCCAAGGAAGGCGCGGCGACCGACCTAGATTTAGAGCGTTTCCGTGAATTCCTCGACCAGATCAACCCGGAGGACTTTGCAGGGTAGGGGCCAGAAGTCTCACCCTCTACTTGAGGTTTGCCTCGTGTCGGTCGTTGTTTACAGCTCTCTCCGCTCGTAGCCTTAGCCCAGAAGAGAAACCCATCCAAGCTTCCCCGAGCAGAATCGAGAACGACGTGACCTCCCCAGTTACGCACGATGGCCAGAATGAAATCGGATATCGCGGTGCAACAGCATGTTCAGCCGCTGGAATTTCTTATCGCCAATTAGATTATTGGGCACGTACCGGTTTGCTTGAACCAAGTGTTCGCACTGCAAGTGGTTCCGGAACAGCGCGACTCTATGGTTTCCGCGACATTCTCGTTCTAAAGATCGTTAAGCGTTTATTGGATGCAGGTGTATCTCTACAAAACATTCGAACTGCCGTAAATCATTTGCGCAGCCGAGGAGTTACAGAGTTAGAAAGCATCACCTTAATGAGCGATGGCGCATCAATCTATGAATGTGCGAGCCCAGATGAAATCATCGACTTGCTGCAAGGCGGTCAAGGCGTTTTTGGTATCGCAGTGGGTAAGGTTTGGCATGAGGTTGAGGGTTCATTGGCATCGCTGCAAGGCGAGTTCAATGGCGAGATCGTTACAGCAGGTGGTGAAAGTAACGACGAGCTCTCATTACGTCGAAAGGCGAAAGGCGCCTAAAAGACATATTCTTCCCCAATATCTTGCTAGCTAGATAGTTAGGAACTTAATCGGGGGAGTTGCTTTGACTTTAGAACATGGCGCATTTGTTGATCGCCACATAGGTCCAACGCACGCAAATGAAGTTGCGATGCTTGAGCAACTTGGTTTTAAATCACTCGATACATTCATTTCTGCTGTCGTGCCTTCTGCAATTGCGATGAAAGAACCGCTGGAAAAGCATCTGCCAAGTGCGGTCACTGAAGTTGAAGCGATCAAATTACTTCGCCAGATGGCTTCCGAGAACCAGGTCTTTACCTCACTTATTGGAACCGGTTATTACGGAACAGTTACACCAGCGGTCATTAAGCGAAACGTTTTAGAAAATCCTGCTTGGTACACCGCTTACACACCGTACCAACCAGAGATTTCGCAAGGACGCTTAGAAGCGCTCTTTGCTTTTCAAACCGTAGTCTGCGATCTCACCGGCTTAACTATTGCTAACGCATCGATGCTCGATGAAGGCACTGCCGCAGCTGAGGCTATGACTCTAGCCCGCCGTAATTTCAAGGGATCAGACGATGCGGTATTTGTAATTGATTCATCACTTCACCCACAGAGTAAGGCGGTTGTGATTACACGCGCTAAGCCACTCAGAATCAAAGTGGTTGAAGTAGATATCAAGTCAGCTGCTGATATTTCTGGCATCGAGTACTTCGGAGTTCTCGTTCAATATCCAAACACTTTTGGTGAAATCAAAGACTATTCAGATTTAGCAGAAGTAATTCATAGTAAAGACGCCTACTTAATTGCAGCAACAGATCTCTTAGCTCTGACCTTACTGAAGGCTCCGGGGGAGTGGGGCGCAGATGTTGCCATCGGTAGCGCACAACGCTTCGGAGTCCCGATGGGATTTGGTGGACCACATGCCGGCTTTATGTCAGTGCGGGCTGGTTTAGAGCGTTCTCTTCCCGGTCGCTTAATTGGGCAGAGCGTTGATGTTCATGGAAATCCAGCATTTCGTTTAGCGCTGCAAACTCGCGAACAACATATCCGCCGTGATAAAGCCACAAGCAATATTTGTACCGCCCAAGTTCTCCTTGCCAATATGAGCGCCTTCTACGCGATGTGGCATGGCCCGGTAGGCCTCAAGAAGATCGCAAACCGTGTTCATAACCTGACACATATCTTCGCAACTGCACTTACTTCAAAGGGTTTCAAGATCGCTAATGAAAGCTACTTTGACACGTTAACGATCAACGTCGAATCCGCCGATAAGTTCATAAAGAGCGCGGAAGATTTGCAGATTAACTTGCGTAAGATTTCGCAGACCCAAGTCGGTATCTCTTTCGATGAAACAACCACGGTTGATCTCTTGAACCTATTAGCAACGATCTTCGGAATCTCAATTGATCTGGCGGCGCAGGGGAGTGGTATTCCTAAGTTCGCGGTCAGAGAAAGTTCTTACCTGGCACATCCTGTCTTTAATACCTATCACTCCGAAACTTCGATGATGCGTTACTTGCGCATGCTCTCAGATCGCGACCTTGCGCTTGATCGCACGATGATTCCGCTTGGTTCTTGCACCATGAAGTTAAATGCGGCAACCGAAATGGAAGCGGTTACTTGGCCTGAATTCTCAGCGCTGCACCCATTCTCACCTGCCAACCAAAGCGCAGGATCTCGCCGAATGATTAAGGAGTTATCTGATTGGTTGGTTGCAATCACTGGTTACGACGCAGTCTCACTGCAACCAAATGCTGGTAGCCAAGGGGAATTCGCTGGGTTGCTCGCGATCCGCAATTACCATGATTCGCGTGGCGATAACCATCGCACTATCTGCTTGATTCCATCGAGCGCTCATGGCACCAATGCCGCAAGTGCAGTAATGGCAGGCATGCAGGTGGTCGTTGTCTCTTGCGATGAACTGGGCAACGTTTCAGTTGCAGATATCAAAGAAAAGATCGCAGAACATGGTGCAAACCTCGCAGCTCTAATGGTGACTTACCCATCTACGCATGGCGTATTTGAATCTGCGATCGGTGAAATCTGCGAGTTGGTACATACAGCAGGTGGCCAGGTTTACGTTGATGGAGCGAATTTGAATGCTCTTGTTGGTCTTGCGCAACCTGGAAAATTTGGTGCAGATGTTTCCCACTTAAATCTTCACAAAACTTTCTGTATTCCACATGGCGGTGGGGGACCAGGAGTAGGTCCAGTTATCGCTCGTGCGCACTTAGCGCCATTCTTGCCAAATCATCCACTTGATGAAACTGCAGGACCAGCAACAGGTCCCGGTCCAATTTCTGCTGCACCATTTGGTTCAGCAAGTATCTTGCCGATCTCTTGGAGTTATATCCGAATGATGGGGGGAGCAGGGCTAACTCATGCAACTCAAGTCGCAATCTTGTCTGCTAATTACATGGCAAAGAAGTTAGCGCCTTACTATCCGATCTTGTATACCGCTGAAAGCGGACTAATCGCTCACGAGTGCATCTTGGATCTTCGCGAGATCACCAAGGTCAGCGGTGTAACAGTTGATGACATCGCAAAGCGTTTAATGGATTTTGGTTTCCATGCACCAACGATGAGCTTCCCAGTTCCTGGCACTTTAATGATTGAGCCAACTGAATCTGAAGATGTCCGCGAAATGGACCGCTTTATCACCGCTATGGTTGAGATCCACCGCGAGATTTCCGAGATAACTGTTGGGGCTATTGCGGTGGAAGATTCAGCGCTTCGCCATGCACCTCATACAGCTGGCGCAGTCGTAGATAGCCAGTGGGATCGCCGCTATTCACGCGAAATGGGAGCCTTTCCAGCGCCTGCTGGCGGCCTTATAAGCGGTGAACTGATCGGAACTGTCGGAAAGTACTGGCCGAGCGTTGGTCGTATCGATGGTGCTTACGGTGATCGCAACCTTGTCTGCTCATGCGCACCGATCGAGTCGTACGCCTAATTAGCGCCTAAATTCCGCGGGGTAGGGCTAATTTAGTATTACTTAACATAATGTAACTTATCGGCGTTAGGTCTTAGTATGCGTGAGATGCCCCAGCGGGTCGTCTGCAGCAATGCCTCAATAACTATCGCCTGCGACATCTTAGAAACGCCATTTATCCGCTCTACAAAGGTAATTGGAACTTCTATCTCTTTTGCACCAGCAAGATGCGCCGCAAGTGCCATCTCAATTTGGTAGCAATAACCAGTTGCTTGCATATCGCTAAGTTTTAAAGCTTTGAGTAGATCAACGCTGTAAACCCGGAAACCGCCAGTTAAGTCATTTAGCGGGATTCCAAGGGCCAATTTGGCATAGGCAGTGCCAGCTCGTGATAGATATTGACGCCGCTTTGGCCAATTAACAACCGATCCGCCAGGTATCCATCTCGTTCCAAGAACAATCAATTTTCCTGGTTCGATCGCAGCAATCATCTTTTCTAAATCGACTACTCGGTGTGATCCATCGGCATCCATAGTTATTACATGGGTGTAACTCGAATCAGCGAGAACTTGTAAAAAACCGGCGCGATAAGCAGCACCTAATCCGCCTTTACCGGGCCTGCGAAGTATGGATACCCAAGATAAATCTAATTTATCGACAATATTTGCAGTGCCATCTGGCGAATTATCATCGATAACGATGACATCAAAATTACTACTTTTACTTGCACGAAATTCGGCTAACTTATCAAGTAGCTCAACGATAGAAACAGCCTCGTTGTAGGTTGGAATCAGAAGTGCAATCTTGATAGTCATCGCGAAACCTTTCTGCGAATTCCAAGTGCGAGGATTAGAGAAGATATTAGTACGAGAAGGGGAGCCACTCCCCCTAGACGATCAGATAACGTCTGATAGTTCGAAATTTTAAGATCTCCAGAGATCGAAGTTGAAATGTTTTCAGTTGTTTGAGATCTCACAGCGCCATTATTGTCGATAAATGCAGATATACCAACGGTAGAAACGCTGAGAATCTCGCGAGAATGTTCAACAGCGCGGATTCTAGTAATCGCTAATTGCTGGGCGCTTTCGGCGGTATTTGCAAAGGTCGCGCTATTTGTTTGAACAATAATCGCGCCAGACTGATTCGCGCTCTCTCGAACCAAGCCATCATTAATGATCTCGTAGCAAATAATTGGGGCGACTTGATACCCACCAATTTCATGCGATACAAATGTCTGACCAGTTTTAAAATCATTAACCGACTTGGCATATGGTGATACAAACTCAGCAATTTTGCGCAGTGGCATGTACTCACCAAAAGGGGTTAAGTAGCGCTTAATGTATGACGATTGCACCTGTCCAGAGGTGTCATACATGACAGAAGCATTTTCTGGCGATCCTTGTTCTGTAAGAACTACACCTGCAATCAGCGGGGTAGCTATCTCTTCAACCAAAGTTTTAATATCTGCGAGAACTTCAGGATAGTTTCGCGGATCAATATCAATGGCATTTTCTGGCCAAATAACTGCATCGTACTTCTGCTTCACAAGTTGGCGCGTAGTGTCGCGATGCAGGTAAAAGACCGCCTTGGCTCGCGAGTTGAACTCAAGACCAACTGAAGGTGTATTTCCCTGAATCGCTATTAATGAAATCTTCTCGGAAGAGGTTGGATTATTCGGTAAGAAGGTTACAATTAGGAAACCGACTACAACGAGTACGAGTGCTCGGGCTTTAAGGCGATTCAGTGCCAGCGCAGAGAGTAAGGTCGCAAAGCTAAGTAGCAGTACTCCCCCGATTGAAACCAGCGGAAGCAGTGGAGATTCAACTTGGCTAAATGCGATTCTTGTCCAAGCAAATCCACCAAATGGAAAACGTGCCCGCAACTCTTCACAGATCAAAAAGGTAAAGAGAACCCAACGTAGCGAGCTTGTTTTGCGGTAGATCCATCCAACTGGAAGATAGAAAGCGGCTTGTAGCAGAGTTAATAAGAGCCAAGGCAGCGCTCCAACGTATTTACTACTCCAGTGGAGCACTATTCCGTTAAGAATTGCGCCAAAGATAAATGACGCTAGTACAGGTCTTCTATTCTTCGATAGCGCTCGAAAGAAAAGCGCGTAACCAACGAGCGCGAGATACCAAAGCCCTATCGGCTCAAACGCTGCACTTACAAGAAGCGCAGAAATTAGCGGGATCACCATTTGAGTGCAGAGATTAACCGATCAACGCTTGCGCCAAGTCCATAGCGTTCCTTGATTTCATAAATCTTCGAAAGATCAGCTGGTTTCTGCGGCATCGAGATATCAAGTTTTGGAAGGGCGACATCTCTTGCGCAGTTGACCAAAGTAGGTGCGATCTTTAAATAATCTGCGCCTTCAATTATCTTCTTAGCAAGAGCAGGCTTTAGGGATGGGTGCGCGTCACGAGCTCCTTGCTGGGCTTCATCGACGTCTGCAAAGTTGTTTGCAATCAGCGCTGCGCCTTTCTCACCAATTCCCTTAACGCCTGGAAGTCCGTCTGAAGGATCGCCTCTAAACATCGCAAATAAGGCGTAACGATCACCGGGAATCGCATACTTGCGAGATATCCACGCTTTATCGACTAAATCGTGCTGAGATAAACCCTTTGCTAAATAGACGACTTTTACATCACGTTTGTCATCGACCAACTGAAAGAGATCTCGATCTCCAGTAACAATTCGAGTTGGGCCAGGTTCTTTAACCGCAAAGGTCGCCATAACATCATCGGCCTCATAGTCATCTACGCCGACCATCGGAATTCCAAATTCATCAAGAAGATCTAGCAAGATCGGAATCTGTGGTGTCAATAAATCTGGTTCTTCTTCGCCTTCGCCATCTTCTTCCAGGCGGTTAGCTTTGTAATCCGGAAAAATATCTACTCGCCATGAAGGGCGCCAATCGCCTTCAATACAAGCCACAATACGATTTGGTGAGTACATGCCAATAAGACGTGCTGTCATATCGAGGTAGCCGCGTATCGCATTTACGGGCGTTCCATCAGGTGCCAACAAGGTATCTGGCATCCCGTAGTAAGCGCGATACCAAAGAGAAGCGCTATCAAGCAGCATTAAAGTCATAGGTCATCCACCATATATGAAACTACGCCGCGATCTAAACGCTTGATCGCCTCTCGACAAACTGGACGTAACTTCTCGCTGGCACCGGCGATCTGCATAAGTAGATCCATCAACTGCTTAGCTGAGCGAACAAAATCTCCGACCGACATATCCGAACCCTTTAGAACGTTGGTTAACGAATTGCCTTGTGCCCAACGATAAGAGATATAGGCAAAACCGAAATCGGGTTCTTTCTGGGTTTTAACATCAAACTCGTTCTCGATATCTTCAAGTTTGGCCCAAAGTTTGGTGATCTCAACGAGTGCGTTAGTGACGTTTTGATGTGGCATTTTTGGTGCGTATTCATCGCGAGATCTTGATTGAAAGATCATGCATGAGACAACGGATAAAAGTTCCGGAGCAGATAACTCATCGAGAATTCCATTACGAATAGTCTCGGTTAAAAGAAGATCTGATTCTGCGTAAATCTTGGCGAGGATCTTGCCTTGCGGAAGTGGCTTCTCCCCCTCGATATATCCGAGATGGGTCAATACATCACAAATGCGGTCAAAAGTTTTTGCGATAACGTGGGTACGGTTCTCGACTCTTCCACGTAAGCCTTCGGATTCACGGTGCAGGCGTTCAGCGCGCTCAGCAAAGCGGGCGTGCGTTTCGCGATCGTTACATGAATGGCAGGGATGAGATCGCGTGCTGCGGCGCAGGCCGTCGATCTCATTCTCCATATGCTGACGCTGGCGATTATCAAAAGTTTTACGGCCATCACGTTTGGAGAGCAGCTTCTCTAACTCTTTAATCTCACTTCGCAATCTGGCATAACTTTCGAAGTCACCTAAGTGGCACTCGGCGCTAGCCATTAACTCAAGTCGCGCAGTTTCATTCTTCTTAATTTGCTTAACCAAGCCAACTACAGCGCGATCGGCTTGGAACTGCGCAAACGAAGATTCCAGACTCCCGTGGGCTCTCTCGCGACCGAAACGCGCAATGAGATTTATCGCCATGTTGTAGGTCGGAGTAAATGAAGAACGCAGCGGATAAGTTCTTGTAGATGCCAAGCTCGCCGCCATCGCTGAATCCACCGTTGGTGACCATTGCACGACGGCATTTCCCTCAATATCGATACCGCGTCTACCCGCACGTCCGGTTAACTGGGTGTACTCCCCCGGCGTAATTGGAACGTGCGCCTCACCATTCCATTTAGTTAATTTATCTAGGACGACTGTTCGTGCCGGCATGTTGATTCCTAGCGCAAGGGTTTCGGTAGCAAAGACTGCTTTAACTAAGCCGCGCTGAAAGAGATCTTCGATCGCGTTTTTAAATGAGGGAAGTAAACCAGCGTGATGCGCAGCGATGCCTCTTTCAAGAGCGGTGATCCATTCGCGATACCCAAGAACTTCGAGATCTTCCTCTGGCAAATTAGCGGTGTAACGCTCGGCAGTTTTGAGAATCTCAGCACGTTCTTCAGTATTTGTTAACTTAATTCCGGCCGCTAGGCACTGCTTTACTGCAGCATCGCATCCCATGCGAGAGAAGATAAAAGTAATTGCAGGCAACAAGTTTTCTCGTTGGAGCTTCTCAATTATCTCTGGTCGAGATAAACGTGATTCGGATGCTCCCCATTGTTCGCGACGATGGCGTGGAATCTTTACCTTTCGCATCGCCTCGCGTTCGGCAGCCAAGATCTCAGGATTTACTTTGCCAGGGCTTGAGAATAAATCGATGAGCGATGAGTTGATCAAGATATGTTGGTAGAGCGGGATCGGGCGATGCTCGCTCAAGATCACATGGGTTTCACCACGCACTTCCCCGAGCCATTCACCGAACTCTTCAGCGTTAGAAACCGTTGCTGATAGCGAGATAACTTGAACTGACTCCATCAGATGGATCAAAACTTCTTCCCAAACCGCACCGCGGAACTTATCGGCAAGGTAATGAACCTCATCCATAACAACTGAACCTAAATTGGTGAGCGTTGAAGAGCCGGCATAGAGCATGTTGCGCAGAACTTCTGTGGTCATAACCAAGATATCTGCTTCGGAATTAATATTGGTATCGCCAGTTAAGAGACCAACCCGATCTTCACCGAATCGATCTACAAACTCTTGGAACTTCTGATTTGATAGCGCTTTGATCGGTGTTGTGTAGAAACACTTCTTGCCGTTACGTAGTGCAAGAAATGCTGCGAACTCTCCAACGACCGTCTTTCCTGCACCAGTTGGAGCAGCAACTAAGACTCCATGTCCGCTTTCTACCGCGTGACAGGCTTGGATCTGGAAATCATCAAATGGGAACTTTGATTCGGCTAGAAAATCTTCAGTTACAGCGTGCTTACTTCGACTCTTTGAAGCGGCGAATTTTTCAGCAGGCGTACTCACGGGGTCCACGATAGTCCAGCACCTGCCATACATTCAGCACGAACTGGCAAACCTCCGATTCGCTCTCCATCGGCATACGCAACGGCAGCAGATGAGATGGAGACACGAGCACTGCGATAAATGCACACTTGAGGGTGTCCGATATGAGCGCCCTTGAATACCTTGGGAAAGACCTTGATAAATTCAAATTTGCTAACGGGATGCAGAATCATCACATCAAAGAGTCCATCGGTCATAGATGCATCAGGGCAAACTTGCATGCCTCCCCCGTAACTCTTGCCATTTGCAACGGCGATCAACATCGCTTCAACTTGGAGTAATTGGGTATCCAATTCAATTGTGTAAGAAATCGGTGCAAATCTTGGCAACTCCATCGCAATAGCCAAGTTGTACTTCATTGGTCCTTTCGGCCATCTCATGGTGTTGGCTCGCTCGTTTACCACCGAATCAAAACCGGTTGAGAGTATTGCGCCAAACCATTCCGAATCAACCATTCCAAGATCAATTGCAGTCGGTTGCGTTGTTGTCACAAAATCTAATTGCTTAGTAATCGAGTCTAGGCTCCAACCCATGGTTCGAACCAAATCATTTCCAGTTCCTGCCGGAATCACTGAAAATGGGATCTTTCTTGGGGCAACCAATTGGATGACGAGATGCGCCAGGCCATCACCGCCAACTGCAATCACGCCCTGACATGGTTGACCGTCGGCTAGATCAAGAAAGTTAGCTAAGTTCTCTTTTAATTTGTTCGCTGATGTAGCGGTGATAATCGTGTATTCAAGTCCGTGCTTTGCGAAGTAACCAGCAACTTCCCTACCGAGAATGGCGCCTTTGCCTCCCCCAGATACAGGGTTGATAACGATCGCCCACACGATTTAATCCAGTGGAATTTCTTTTTTAGCTCGCCGCTTGTCATTCCAAAGCGCGAATACTCCCGAAAGTAGGTACAGAATAATTAGTGGAATAGCTAGAAGAATCATCGATAGCGGATCGGCGCTTGGTGAGAACCCAGCAACAAAGAGAACAATACAGAAGACCCAAATGCGCCAAGGTCTGAGAATTGTCACGCCGCTTAAGAAGCCAATCAAGTTAAAGGTAACTAGGAAGACAGGAAGTTCAAAGGCCAAGCCAAAGACCAATATCGTTCGCATTACAAAATCTAGATAATCATCGAATTTCACCAAGTTGTTAAGTGCATCTGGGGTGAAGCCGAATAGAACCTTGATCGCTAAAGGAAGAATTGCGTAGCCGAGGAAAGTTCCGGCAGCGAAGAATGGAGTGGCGGCGACGAAGAAGAAGACGGAGTTACGCTTTTCTTTTCGGTGAAGTGCCGGTGCTATGAAGGCCCATAGTTGATAGAGCCAATATGGCGCAGCGATGATCAGCCCGGTAAGTAGCGCGACTTTAATCTGAAGGTTCAATGGACCCAGTACGCCACTGATGTAGAGAGAACCGCAGGTGTCAGATCCAGTTCTTTGAGCTAGGGCTAAATCGCAAACTGGTTCTGCTAACTTCGCGATAATCTCGTTATAGAAGAACCAGCCAATTAACGCGGCGAGCAAGATTGCCGAAACCGAACGAACGATTCTCTTTCTAAACTCGCGTAGATGATCTAACAAAGGCATGCGAGCCGCTTTTGCTCCAGCCATCATAAGAGTAGGACGCGGGCCTAATTACTTACTGAATTACTTAGTTGATGAATCGTCGTCGTTCTTCTTTTCATCCCCATCGTTCTTCATCTCGCTCTTAAAGATGCGAAGTGATTGACCAAGGGAGCGCGCTGAATCAGGCAGGCGCTTTGCACCG is part of the Candidatus Planktophila lacus genome and harbors:
- a CDS encoding CDP-alcohol phosphatidyltransferase family protein, whose protein sequence is MTIMKKLSLVTVPNALTFLRALGIPLFIYLAISLEADGWAILTLAIGGATDYFDGKIARAWGQESRFGELADPAIDRLYIVATLIVLYLRDAIPLWVIVVLVVRDLVLAVATLALTAKSLPPLKVTYLGKAATFNLLYAFPFLLLALNPNWYGTLAYIFGWSFAIWGIALYLFTGVTYLGSAVTSLRKSR
- the gcvH gene encoding glycine cleavage system protein GcvH; this encodes MSSIPDNLQYTKEHEWVLATGNTFRMGITDYAQGALGDIVYVQLPKVGESVVADKVCGEVESTKSVSEIFAPVSGKIVAINEALNNAPETINSDPYGAGWLAEIEVAAPPAGLLSADDYRQITA
- a CDS encoding FHA domain-containing protein translates to MNKPDSNGELTSTLHLGLRSVVDGSPESALNALLSSASDADRLAITAIIEGPADRAMVVIHRGPSKGARFLIDSGEVAIGRSVDSPIFLDDVTVSRKHAVIVKDEQKFSIKDQGSLNGTYLNNQSVLNSPLTTGDEIQIGKFHMLFVAPNKSK
- a CDS encoding MerR family transcriptional regulator, which gives rise to MSVPARAYLSIGEVLTKLRGDFPDITISKIRFLESEGLIEPQRTPSGYRKFTAADLDRLRYVLLLQRDQYLPLRVIKENLEALDRGLDPAPAGGVASPRPTLTTVDNSASPESFGASSDLRLSREELLKASGLVDDQLVELESYGFIALRGRHYDADALAVAKAVAEMAGFGIEARHLRSFKSAADREIGLIEQVITPINRQKSSDSKARAEEVQKQIASLSIRLHAGLVRAGLNRPRQ
- a CDS encoding bifunctional nuclease family protein, with product MVNMEVVGVRIEMPSNQPIVLLKEIEGSRFLPIWVGAVEATAIAFAQQGMAAQRPLTHDLIANLLEVADLTMTAVHITELKDGIFYAEIQIRDSQSALLKVSARPSDAIAIALRTKSNILADSDLLDLVGIDIPERLLEVEGVEDITGAKEGAATDLDLERFREFLDQINPEDFAG
- a CDS encoding MerR family transcriptional regulator, with the protein product MTSPVTHDGQNEIGYRGATACSAAGISYRQLDYWARTGLLEPSVRTASGSGTARLYGFRDILVLKIVKRLLDAGVSLQNIRTAVNHLRSRGVTELESITLMSDGASIYECASPDEIIDLLQGGQGVFGIAVGKVWHEVEGSLASLQGEFNGEIVTAGGESNDELSLRRKAKGA
- the gcvP gene encoding aminomethyl-transferring glycine dehydrogenase, yielding MLEQLGFKSLDTFISAVVPSAIAMKEPLEKHLPSAVTEVEAIKLLRQMASENQVFTSLIGTGYYGTVTPAVIKRNVLENPAWYTAYTPYQPEISQGRLEALFAFQTVVCDLTGLTIANASMLDEGTAAAEAMTLARRNFKGSDDAVFVIDSSLHPQSKAVVITRAKPLRIKVVEVDIKSAADISGIEYFGVLVQYPNTFGEIKDYSDLAEVIHSKDAYLIAATDLLALTLLKAPGEWGADVAIGSAQRFGVPMGFGGPHAGFMSVRAGLERSLPGRLIGQSVDVHGNPAFRLALQTREQHIRRDKATSNICTAQVLLANMSAFYAMWHGPVGLKKIANRVHNLTHIFATALTSKGFKIANESYFDTLTINVESADKFIKSAEDLQINLRKISQTQVGISFDETTTVDLLNLLATIFGISIDLAAQGSGIPKFAVRESSYLAHPVFNTYHSETSMMRYLRMLSDRDLALDRTMIPLGSCTMKLNAATEMEAVTWPEFSALHPFSPANQSAGSRRMIKELSDWLVAITGYDAVSLQPNAGSQGEFAGLLAIRNYHDSRGDNHRTICLIPSSAHGTNAASAVMAGMQVVVVSCDELGNVSVADIKEKIAEHGANLAALMVTYPSTHGVFESAIGEICELVHTAGGQVYVDGANLNALVGLAQPGKFGADVSHLNLHKTFCIPHGGGGPGVGPVIARAHLAPFLPNHPLDETAGPATGPGPISAAPFGSASILPISWSYIRMMGGAGLTHATQVAILSANYMAKKLAPYYPILYTAESGLIAHECILDLREITKVSGVTVDDIAKRLMDFGFHAPTMSFPVPGTLMIEPTESEDVREMDRFITAMVEIHREISEITVGAIAVEDSALRHAPHTAGAVVDSQWDRRYSREMGAFPAPAGGLISGELIGTVGKYWPSVGRIDGAYGDRNLVCSCAPIESYA